The Thiorhodovibrio frisius genome segment GTCCCGCATCAACTCAAGAGGCAGTCTATCGACATGGTTGAAGATAGTGGCAGAGGTCGGTGTCAAGTCAAATGAGCCCCAACCATTGCGGCTGCGGCCGCCGATGGTGCCAAAGCGGTCGATCAGCCCCAGGGCGGTTTCAATCAGCGGTGCGGCGTCATCGGGGCAGGCGATGGAGAAGACCGCCTGTTCGCCAGCCTGAATGACTGCACTCTTCTTCAAAGCCGGTTGCTTCGAACCTTTCGGTAGGGTGATCGGTCCGTAACCTAAGTAGAGACCGCCATCGATCGCAAATGGCACATCATCGTGCTTAACCTTCTCAAGCCCGGGCCACTCGCGCTGCTTGCCCATGTCCCAGCGATCCAGTCGCAGCCGCACCTGGCTCTTGCGCGAGCCATCCTTGCCATCGGCCGCGACACCGAACAGCAGCCCCTCGTCGCGGCGCATCTGGTTGATGTCGGGTTGTCCCCCTTCTTGGCAGGCATAGCTGATCCGCCACCACTGCCGCAGCAGCGCCTTGAACGGCGGGGTGCGCCACTGCCCGTCTTGCTCGGCGTTGCCGAGAAAAGCAGGGGTGTGAAAGGTAATGTGATAGTCAAGCCGTTTCATCGGGTGCGATCCTGTCGATGGCGCAAGTGGCGGTTGGCGATGGAAGCAGTGTGCATCACAACACTGACGTTTGTCATCCTCGGCAAGCTTGCGGGCCGTGTTTCGGGGCCTTGGCGCAAGACGAGGATCATGGGGCGAATGCCCATCTCAAATCAGATGCCCTTACCGGCTTGGCAATCATCCCTCGCCTTCGCGCGCCAGGCTGGGGAAGTGAATCGCCGCGGGTTCCAGAGCAAGCCGATAACGGGTATGCGGCCTCGCGCCATCGGAATGGATGAGATAAGGCTCGGCGAGCTGATCGCCGAGAGCGCGGGTCAGCTCGCGATTGGTGCGCGCCTTGCGCTGATCGAAGTCGTCCTTTGTCATGCCCTGTGCGAGAGACTTTTCCACGCGATCCAGTTCGGCGCTATCGCGGCCGACGATGCGGCGGTATTCGCTCAGGTATTGCTCGGCGATGCCCTCGGTGTTCCAGCGCGCGGGGTGGAGTCCTTTTTGTCGGCGTCGGGCCATCAGGGCGAGGAAGGCGAGCGGCGCCGGGGGGAGATTGATGATCTCGCCGGCGGCCCGGATGCAACGCGCGGCAAGGTCGATGACCAACTCGGCTGGTTGGAGCGCGCGCTGGGCGGCGGCGATGGTCTCGCCGAAGCTGGCCTGGCCGCTCAGCAGGCGCCCCGGTACCACGCCATCGCGCAGGCGTACGAAAGGCACCTCGGCTAGGGTGACGCGCGCGCTCTGGGTATCAGCCAGCTTGCCGTCGCGGGTCTCGATCACGCGCGGATAGGGGGTGGGATAAAAGAAGGCCCAGCTTTGCTCGAAGGGCTCGGACACCAGCACATGGCTGAGCCGGTCCTGGGCGCGGCCGAACAGCGAGAGCGCATAGCCGGCGTAGTAGCCCATAGTCTTGCGCCCGCCAGCCAGGGAAACATGCAATGCGCTATTTGGGTCTGCGGTGATGTCGCGGACGGTCTCGGTGATCTGGTCGGCGACGCGAGCGTTGTCGTCGAGATCGCGAATGTCGGGCAGCGGATGACCCTCCGCGTCGGTGATGACAACAATGTCATCTACGCTAAAGGGCACGGGTGGCAGGCGATAGTCCTTGAGCAATCGAGAAAACCAGCCAGGATCGGCCGAGAGGAGACTGAGGCGAGCGCGCTCAGCGCCCTCACTGGTGGTAATCAGGCGGATTTCAGTCGGTATCCAGGGCGGGTCGGCCGCGACGGCCAGGGCGAAGAGCGTTTCGGTGAGGATTTGCGGAGAAAGTCCGGCGACGGCGAGGAGGACGCGGCGCGGATGCGCTTGGTGCCTTGCCTCACCGACTCCCGTCAAGGAGATGTCAATCGCTTGAGTCACCGCCGCTTGTCGCATTGCGCTTCTCCTTTGTGCTGCGCGGTTTGGCGCCTGATTGGCTAAGGCGACCTGGCAACTGTTGGGGATCAGCCGGTCTCCTCGCTGACCGATGCAGTTTTCACCCGATAACACCCAAGCCCAAAGCTACTCTGCTTGCCGAGATGCACCCACTGGCCAAGCACAATCAGCGGCCATAGCTGATCGAGTCCCTGCCCAGTTAGGCGCAGGCTGCCAAGCAGGCCGCCGAGCTGCATGTGTGTCGCCTGGCGCGAGGACCAGCGCGTCCAGTCCACCCATTCCAGCTCATGGTGTTCGATTCTGACCTGATCGACGGCTTGTTTGAGATGGTCCATGTCGGGCAGGGATAGCTTGGTCCCTTCGCTTGGGTCCGGGTAAAGTTCTTGCAGCAGCGCGATCCGTGCGATCAATGAGCCGAGCAACGCGCGGCTGTCCAGCTGGTGTTGGCTGACGTATTGGCCACCCCGCTTGATGCGCAAGGGGGTAAGCAGTTCAAACTCGAGCGGCTCAGGCCGGGGTGGCGGTGCTGGCGGTGGGCTGGTTTCAAGCGGTATTAGCTGCCCGTTAGCCGCGTTGAAAATGCATTGCCAGTCGCCGCTGCCAGGCGTACGTTCTTGAGTAACCTCGAGCAACTGAAAACGTCCGTCGGTCCTGCCCAGTCCGCGCTCTCCAGCCCGCTGCATGGCGTGGATCAGATAGGCGGGAATATCCTGCCTGGGGCCGATGAGGGTTATACCCAGTGAGAGCGGATCTCCGGGCGCATGGTCGCGCGCACCGGCGGGCGGTGGCTCGAGCACGAATGGGTGCGGCAGCGCGTTGTATCGCAGGGACATCTCAGGCGAGAGCGGAGGTGTTTCGAAAAAGCGCGAGTAGACACACTGACCGCGCAGCAGACAGCCGTCGCAATGAGGCGCACGGGTCACGCAGACACTTCTGCGCAAGCTGTGGCCGAGCAGACCGCGCCAGGCTGAGCCGCTAAAATAGGGCAAACGCAGGGCATCAAGGCTCTGGCAGTGGAATCTGAGGCGGCGCAGCTGTAGCACGGGAAAGTACAGGTTCAAGCAAAAGGCGGAAAGGTTGGCAGGGGTCTTTGTAGCCGTCAGCGGCCTGGAGCCGAGTGCGTGAAGTATATCCCGACCCGCCCGGCATGCACGCCCCGGCAAGCTTGCAGGCTTGGTTCAGTTTGCGCCAATGATGGTCGCAACACCTTGAGCCGGAGTGATGAGCGCTTGGGTAATGGCGGGTATCAGTGCCTGAAGGTCTTGCAGCCGATTCGTCTTGGCATGCAGCACAAGCACGGCAATCTGGAAATTTGATAGGCGTTGCTGGAATGCCAGATTGCGGTCGACGGTGATGAAAGCATCAAATTGCGTCTGCGCTGCCGCAAGCAAGGCACCGTCTTGTAATCCTGACCACCCCATCTGGGGGACAGTTGTTAGGTTATGGTGCGGGAGTGACCGGGCCAAGCGGCGGTCAATGCATTCGTCGAGCAAAATCCTAAGCGGCGGCGAGGAGTTGCTCATCGATCTGTTGCCGGACCCGCTCAAGGAGTGCGATAACTTGCTCGCGCTGGACAGTCGGAAAACCGTCTAGAAAATCCTCGATCGAGTCTCCGGCTTCCAGGTAGTCGATCAAGGTGGCGACGGGCACTCGGGTTCCGGCGAACACTGGAGTGCCACCCATGATCTGGGAGTCGGTATGGATGATGGCTTTCATTGGTGCTGGCTCGGTTCGGGCCCGGAGTTGTGTGAGGCGGATTACTCCTCGCAGGACAGCCCGTGCGCGATCAGGCCTTCTTCGAGGTGGTCGGAGATCATCGGGTGGGCCAGGAGATACTCGCAGGCGCGAATACTGAAATCGCCCAGGGCTTCATCGACGCATTCTTCCCATTCGTCAATGCTGTAGTCGCCCCGTCCGACCCACATTAATGCCACCAGCTCGGCGCGCTGGCGCTCGCCCATGTCGCCGATGCTCTGGCGCAGTTGGTTTAAGCTGTAGTCCTCGCTGTGATCAGCCAGGATTTGCAGCGCCCAGTCTTCTGTGGGGGCTGCGGGCGTATCTGGTATCACCACCTCCTCTTTTGCCTGGAACTCCCGTGCCAGGGCAATGATGCAGCAGAGTGTTTCGAGCCGGATATGCAGTCGCATGACCTCCCCCTGTGGGTTGTTTTTGGTTTCCGGTGGGTAATGCCGGTGTTTGCCGGCCTTTTTGAGCCAGCGCCCTTGCGCTGACCGACACCAGTCTACTACGCCAGCCGTCGCGGGTATCTGACAGGGCGCAACGGAAACTGTCATCAGTCTGCGCGGGTGCGGCTGCGCCAGTGCGGTTATACTCCTGTCGATGCTTCACGCAACCATACTACGTACGTAGCCTAAGTATCGTGACTAATGGACATACTGGTTCCCTTGGGTATTCACTAGACTAGAATAGTGAGGGTCGAGCCGGCGACAGCCTCACAACCTTTCTAACTTTCTAGCACCAGGAAATTGGCAATGAAAATTAACCCACAGTATATCTCCATTCAAAGAGGCGCTTTATGATGAGAACATCACGCATGCTCGTAAACCTTTATGCGCGCGGCCTGACTGCTGCCACCCTTTCGTGCATGGTTCTGCTGGGGACATCCATGCAGGCAAGCGCCGATGAGACAGACGCCAAGCGCTTACTCAAAGCCATGTCCGACTATCTAGTGGCGCAGCAGGCCATTTCATTCGACTACGACGCCATGCTCGAGGTCGTCACCACGGATGAACAGGTCCTCGCGCTTGCAAGCTCGGGCGCCGTCACACTCAATCGGCCAGACAAAATCATCGCCACAAGGTCCAGCGGATTTGCGGATGTCGAGATGGTCTTTGACGGCAAGACACTCACCCTACTGAGCAAAAACCTCAACCTCTATGCACAGGAGGAAGTACCTGGCACGGTTGAAAATTTGGTCGATGAGTTGCGCAAGCGCGACCGGCCACTCCCAGGTGCAGACTTATTGTTGACGGACCCTTACGAAACCCTGATGCACGATGTCGTCGACGTCAAAGATCTTGGTAGCGGCGTGATTGGTGGCGTTGAATGCGATTACCTGGCTTTTCGCACAGAGGAGGTTGACTGGCAGATCTGGATCGCTCAAGGAGAGCAACCCTACCCTTGCCGTTATGTGGTCACATCCAAGTTAATCGACGGTGCCCCTCAGTACAGCATCCAGATCAAGGACTGGAAAGCTGGTGACGAGGTTGCAGCCACTGATTTCACCTTTATGCCCCCCGCCGATGCCAAAAAAGTGGATCTAAAGAATCTTGAGGGTGCGGATGAATTACCTAAAAACTTCCAGACAGGAGAAGCACAATGAAGGCATTGAAACGATTTGGCATCATGCTGGTTGTGGCCATTGCCGCTATTGGTGGGTCTGAAATTGGCGAACGGCTTTCAGTCCCTGGTGTTCAGAGCCTGATCCCGACGGCCGAAGCCATCATCGGGCGCCCACTCACACCATTGAGTGTTGCCGGGGTGGCGCGGCGCACGGTGCGACGTTGTGCGGTAGGCGTTTATCGCTGCAGATAGTTGTCTTGGGTGCCGGTGTTAGACCGGCTTGCTGCCGGCACCCAAGGTTTTGAGGGATTTTGTCAACCAGAAACCAGCAATTGCAAGCATCAGCCCTTATCCTGCCAACCAACCGATGAATGACGCCCACCCGACTGTGATAGGCAGCACCAGTGCTGCTTTGTTGGTGCTCGCGGCCCTAGGGCTGATGTCTCTAGCCGCCATGCCACAGTCGATCTGGGAGCAGCTACTGCTGGCGGCCGCCCTGGTGCTGACAATGATTGTGTTGCGCCCGGTGGCGCTGCGCCACCTTTATGCGAGCAATATTGGGCTGATACTGCGTTTTGTGCTGCTGACGCTGGGGCTCTTCGTCAGCACCCGCTATTTGCTGTGGCGCGCCTTCTATACCCTGCCAACTGAGGGTGTGGTGGATTTTGCCCTCGGGCTGCTGCTCTATGCCGGGGAAGTCTTCGCTTTCGTCATTTTGATTTTGGGCATGTTCGTCTCTTTGCGTCCGATCACCCGCCCGGTGGCGCCACTGCCGGCGGATAGGTCTCAGTGGCCGAGCGTGGATGTGCTCATCCCCAGCTACAACGAGAGCACCGAGTTGCTCGAGACCACCCTGCTTGGCGCGCGCGACATCGACTACCCGGCCGACAAGCTCAAGGTCTATCTGCTCGATGACGGCGGCACAATCGAAAAGCGCAGCCAGGCGGACCCGGAGCGCCGCCAGGCGGCCGAGGCACGCCACCAAGAGCTGAATGCGCTGTGCGAGCAGCTCGGTGTGCAGTATTTGACGCGCGAGCGCAATCATTCGGCCAAGGCCGGCAATCTCAACGATGCGCTGCCCAAGGTGCATGGCGAGCTCGTGCTGATTCTGGATGCCGACCATGTGCCAACGCGGGACTTTTTGCGCAACACCGTCGGCTGGTTTCTGCGCAATCCCAAGCTGTTTCTGGTGCAGACGCCGCATTTCTTTCTCAGTCCGGACCCGATCGAGAAAAACCTCGCGACCTTTCAGCGCATGCCAAGCGAGCAGGAGATGTTCTATACCAACATCCAGCGCGGGCTCGACTTCTGGAATGCATCCTTCTTTTGTGGCTCAGCCGCTGTGCTGCGGCGCAGCTGTCTGGATGAGGTCGGCGGTCTGGCGGGCGAGACCATCACTGAGGATGCCGAAACCGCGCTGGAGCTGCATCGTCGCGGCTACGACAGCGCCTACATCTGGCGGCCGATGATCGCCGGCTTGCAGCCCGAGACCTTCAGCTCTCTGGTGTCCCAGCGCGCGCGCTGGGCGCAGGGCATGATGCAGTTGTTTTTACTCAAAAATCCGCTGCGATCAGGCGGGCGGGTGCATTGGTGGCAGCAGCTTGGCTACCTCAATAGCATGATGTTCTGGTGGTTTCCCTTCGCCCGACTGATATTCCTTTTCGCACCCCTGGCCTACCTGTTCTTCGGGCTCGGCATTTTCAACGCGAATTTTACCGAGCTGCTGGCCTATATGATCCCGCACCTGATCGGGGTGCTGATCGTTATCGACTACCTCTATGGCAACGCGCGCTGGAGCTTTGTCTCGGAATTCTACGAAACGGCGCTGAGCTTTTTTCTCATCAAGCCCCTGATCACCGTCCTGCGCCAGCCGCGCGCGCCGCACTTTGCCGTCACCGCCAAGGGCGAGGTGTCAGGTCAGGACTTCATCTCCCCGCTGGCGCGTCCCATCTACTGGCTGATCGGGCTGTCGCTCGCCGGCATGCTGGCCGGTTTGATCCGGGTGGCGCTGGTGCCCGGCAGCCTGGTGACCGACCTGGTCACCCTGTTCTGGAATTCCCTGAATCTGCTATTGCTAATCGGTGCTCTGGGCGCCCTGCTCGAGCGCCAGCAGCGCCGCGCGGCGCCGCGCTTCGACATCGACGCTGAAGCGCACATCAAATGCGGCGACGACTGGCTGCCTTGCCGCACCGGGGACCTTTCGGCCACCGGAATTGGGCTGGTGGTCGATGCCCAAGTGGGCGAGCGCATCGCGGAGCTTTCGCGGGTGCGCGTGCTGGTGCAACGCGCGGCGGCCGATTTCGTCGAGGTGCATGTGGATATCCGCGACCGTCAGCGCTTCGGCGACGATCTGCGGCTTGGCTGCTTGTTCGTCGGCAAGGACGGCGCCTTGAGCACTGCGGAGAAGGCGACCATTGTGCGCCTGGTCTTTGGCGACAGCGAGCGCTGGCGCACCATCTTGCAGGCGCGCGACCAGCGTGTCGGCATTCTTCCCGCGAGCCGCATCATGTTGCAGCTGGTGGTGCAATATGGCCTCGCGCATCTGCGATTTTTGGGACGCAACCTGGCGCGCCAATGGCAAGATCGGTGGCAAAATCACCGGCATGGCGAACGATATGCCCCGGGACAGTCCGAGCAGCATCTCCGCTCAGGCTCCGCAGCGTCTCCCGACGCTCACAAGCCGCCGCCCTCGCAACCTCCAGTCACCGCCGCCCTGTCCCTTGCCCAGTCGGAATAACTTTTCGTTTGATGAGGAAAATGATCGTGCACCATGGACTCTGTTTTGGTCCCTCTCGAGGGTTGCCGGGATCGGCGCTCCTGCTGATGACCGCTATCGCGCTGTCGCCGATGGTGATCGCCCAGGATGCCGCGCCGCAAGCAGCGGATGCCGCCGCGCCCGCCGCCGTGCAACCGGCAAATCCGCCAGCCGATCAGCCAGCCGATCAGCCAACTGATCAAGTAACCGACCAGTCGCCTAACCCGTCAACAAGTCCGCCAACAGGCCAGGCAATGGGCCAATCGGCCACGCAGTCGGCCAATGGCGCAGCACCCCTGCGCGCGGAGCAGGACCTGGCCAGCTTCCTGTACGGAAAGACCAGCATCATGCTGCAGGGTGCTCAGGCTCGGGCGAGTGTCACCCTGCCGCTGCCGGCAGCCTGGGATGTCCAGGCCTTCACGCTCAGGCTCAAATACCGCAACTCCGGCAGCCTGGTGCGCGACCGCTCGCAATTACGCGTGGCGCTGAATGGCCTGATCATCGGGCAATTCGCGCTCGACCCGGAACGCCCCGAAGGTGAGGCACGCATTCCTTTGCCGCGCGATCTGCTTGAGGTCGGTTCCAATTATCTCGAGTTCTCGGTCGCGCAGCACACCAATCGGCCGAGTTGCGAGGACCCGAGGGCACCCGAGCTTTGGACGCAGATTGATGCCAAGGCTTCGACTCTGACGCTTGAGTATCAGCGTCTGTTTCCGACTCTTAAACTCTCCGGCATCAATAACTTTGTCAAACGCCATCGCTGGGGACAAGGCCGTTTGCGCATCCTGATGCCGCTCACGGACGGCAAGGCCGATGCCGATCAGCTGCGCTGGGCGCGCTGGTGGCACAAGCAGCGGCGATTGGCCTGCTCTTCAATCCGCTCGAGTCTCGGCTCGAACCGCTGCACCCCTTTGCCAAGCAGGTCAACGCGCACTATGGCGACATCGTGCTGGTTGGAACCCGCGACCAGCTAAAAGGTGCGCTGGGAGCGGACTGGGCCGACACCGTCACCGATGCCTATCTGGGTATCCGTAGCAGCCAGGACCTTGCCGGCACGGCGGGCAAAGCCGCAGAACCCTGGGTGGCCCTGGTGGTTTCAGGCCGAGATGAAGCGGAGGTCACACGCGCGGCCACCGCCCTGGGTGTGATGCGCGAGCCACTGCCGGCTATGCCATCAGCCCTGATCAAAACACTGGAGCTGCCAGACATTCCCGACAACACCGGCCCGCACGCGCTGATCGACGGCGCCGTCGCCAGCTTTGCCGACCTGGGTGCGTCGACCACCACGCTGACCAGCCCCTTGTTGCCGGCAACACTCTTCTCCGGCGAGGGCGGCGATGTGCTGGCTGACTTGCCGACCTCGCTCGGGCTCAATTTCTGGGTGCCGGCGGGCTTCTTCCCGGGCCGACCGCTCGAAGGCGTGGTGACGCTGAATTTCTCCTATGGCGCGCGCCTGCGCGGCGACTCGGTGCTAAATCTGAGCTTGAACGGCATTTTCGTGCGTGCCATTCCGCTCGATCAGCCAGCCGGCAGCGTCGAACGCGGTTATGAGGTCCGCTTCCCGCTTAGTCTGCTGCGGCCGGGAAGCAATCAGCTCGATCTTTCGCCGATGCTGGTGCCTTCCTACACCGGTGAATGTGATCTGCGCCAGGGCGAGAACCTGCTGCTGACGATTGACGCCGAATCCAGCCTGCAACTGCCGCCGGTGCAGCGCCTCGCCACCCTGCCAGACCTGGAATTGCTCGCGCGTGCAGGCTACCCCTGGTTGCGTGATCCCACCGGCAGCGATCTTGCCGTGGAGTTGGGTGATGCCACTCCCGCCACCGCCTCCGCCGCCTGGACCCTGCTTGGCCGCATGGCGCAGATCACCGGAGTGCCGCTGTTTCGGGCCAGCATTGGTTCCAATATCGACGAGCAACAGCCCAACGAGGACCGCGATCTGCTGATGATCGGGGCCGTGCCGGTGCTGAAATCCAAGCTCTGCGCCGCCGGGCCCATCAGTTGCCGTGATGGTCAAGTCCGGATCGACTATCCGGTGCTGGAGGCAGTCATGCCCGCTAAACCGGATAAACAATGGGCCGAGCGTGGGCTCGCTGGCATCGAGAGCTGGTTCGATCCGCCCAAGGGCCGATTGGGCCGCTTTGATGCCCGATTCGGACTGACGGAACCCGAAAGTTCCACCCGGCCCTCAGGCGACCTGCTTGGCGAGCGCGGCGCACTCTTCAGTTTCGAGTCGCCCAACGCACCCGGGCGCGCCGTGCTGATGCTGACCGCGCGCACCCCAGAGCTCCTGCAAGAGCGCACCGCACGCCTGGTGCAACCGGACTTCTGGTACAACCTCAAAGGTGGAATGGTGCTTTGGGAGCAGACCGAGCAAAGCCTGTTCAGCCAGTCGCCGCGGCGCACCTTCACCGTTGGCGAAGTCAATACCGGCACCTGGCTGAATTATCTGCTCAGCGCCTATCCTGCCGCGCTCATCAGTGTGACATTGTTGCTGGCGGTGTTGCTCGCCTCACTGCTGTTCGTGGTTACCGGGCGTTTCCGCCGCCGCCGTCATCCGCAGGTACCTGAAGATGCTTGATGTCTTTCGTCGCTTCCACCGCATTCCTCGCACCCAAACTGGCGTTAATGATGGACTCCATGCTGATGCACATGCTCGTCCCGCCGGGGCTTTGGTGCCTCGCGCTTGGCGATCGATGCTGGCGCTGATAGTGGTGCCGATACTGGTGTTGACCCAGCCGGTGCGCGCCGCGACCGAGCCATCAGCAGACTGTCCAACCGCCGCCGACCCAGCCAACTGGCAGCGCTATGCCGCCCTGGTACTGGACAAGGACGGGCGGGTGCGCGACACCGGCAATGGTGGCATCTCGCATTCCGAGGGGCAGGGCTTCGGTATGCGACTTGCCTTCCATTACAACCAGCGCGAGGATTTCGCGCGCATCTGGCAATGGACGCAGAAGAATCTCTATGTGCGCGGCGATCATCTCGCCGCTTGGCGCTGGCGCCCGGATGCTGACCCCCACGTCGACGACAAAAACAATGCCACCGATGGGGATCTCTTCATCGCCTGGTCCCTGGCGCTGGCCGGACGCTGCTGGGACAAGCCGGAATATCTCAGCGCCGCGGGCAAGATCGCCGATGACATTCGCGCCAAGCTGGTCCGTCAGACCAAAGCCGGCGCACTGCTGCTGCCGGGCACCGAGGGGTTTGAGCACGATGAGACCCTGACGCTCAATCTGTCCTATTGGGTTTTTCCGGCCTTTGACGAGCTAGCCCAACTGCAACCGAAGGCCAAGGAATGGGCTGCGCTGATTGAATCCGGCGCCGACCTGATCGGCAAGCTGCGCTTCGGGCGCTGGCAACTGCCACCAGACTGGGTGGCCTGGTCCGAAGCGAATGGCTTCAGCCTGCCGGATCAGTTCCCGCCGCGCTTCAGCTATGACGCTGTGCGGGTGCCGCTGTATTGGATCTGGCACGGGCAGGCTGGCGAGCCCATCGCGCGCATTGGCGCTTACTGGCAGGGGCAGCAGGGCTGGGCCTGGCAGCCGGACTGGGTGGATCTCAAAACCGACGCCATCAGCAGCAACGCGGCCCCCCTAGGCATTGCCTCCATTGCTGGACTGACGCGCTTTGTTGCCACCAATGGCGATGAGAATCATGGCG includes the following:
- a CDS encoding DUF2092 domain-containing protein, with amino-acid sequence MQASADETDAKRLLKAMSDYLVAQQAISFDYDAMLEVVTTDEQVLALASSGAVTLNRPDKIIATRSSGFADVEMVFDGKTLTLLSKNLNLYAQEEVPGTVENLVDELRKRDRPLPGADLLLTDPYETLMHDVVDVKDLGSGVIGGVECDYLAFRTEEVDWQIWIAQGEQPYPCRYVVTSKLIDGAPQYSIQIKDWKAGDEVAATDFTFMPPADAKKVDLKNLEGADELPKNFQTGEAQ
- a CDS encoding DUF3775 domain-containing protein, with amino-acid sequence MRLHIRLETLCCIIALAREFQAKEEVVIPDTPAAPTEDWALQILADHSEDYSLNQLRQSIGDMGERQRAELVALMWVGRGDYSIDEWEECVDEALGDFSIRACEYLLAHPMISDHLEEGLIAHGLSCEE
- a CDS encoding DUF433 domain-containing protein, yielding MKAIIHTDSQIMGGTPVFAGTRVPVATLIDYLEAGDSIEDFLDGFPTVQREQVIALLERVRQQIDEQLLAAA
- a CDS encoding cellulose biosynthesis cyclic di-GMP-binding regulatory protein BcsB, whose protein sequence is MTAIALSPMVIAQDAAPQAADAAAPAAVQPANPPADQPADQPTDQVTDQSPNPSTSPPTGQAMGQSATQSANGAAPLRAEQDLASFLYGKTSIMLQGAQARASVTLPLPAAWDVQAFTLRLKYRNSGSLVRDRSQLRVALNGLIIGQFALDPERPEGEARIPLPRDLLEVGSNYLEFSVAQHTNRPSCEDPRAPELWTQIDAKASTLTLEYQRLFPTLKLSGINNFVKRHRWGQGRLRILMPLTDGKADADQLRWARWWHKQRRLACSSIRSSLGSNRCTPLPSRSTRTMATSCWLEPATS
- a CDS encoding DUF5615 family PIN-like protein, with translation MSNSSPPLRILLDECIDRRLARSLPHHNLTTVPQMGWSGLQDGALLAAAQTQFDAFITVDRNLAFQQRLSNFQIAVLVLHAKTNRLQDLQALIPAITQALITPAQGVATIIGAN
- a CDS encoding RAMP superfamily CRISPR-associated protein, coding for MKRLDYHITFHTPAFLGNAEQDGQWRTPPFKALLRQWWRISYACQEGGQPDINQMRRDEGLLFGVAADGKDGSRKSQVRLRLDRWDMGKQREWPGLEKVKHDDVPFAIDGGLYLGYGPITLPKGSKQPALKKSAVIQAGEQAVFSIACPDDAAPLIETALGLIDRFGTIGGRSRNGWGSFDLTPTSATIFNHVDRLPLELMRDWGQALALDWPHAIGADDYGPLQWQSRQIHKDWRSAMVEFARLKIGLRTQFKFTAGKFAKHPEGRHWLSYPVTNHNVQAWGKDARLPNSLRFKVRPDVNGQLRAMIVHVPCRPPDEPFHPRVRELIAVWSQVHAFLDQHPDLQRLPA
- the bcsA gene encoding UDP-forming cellulose synthase catalytic subunit, with the translated sequence MNDAHPTVIGSTSAALLVLAALGLMSLAAMPQSIWEQLLLAAALVLTMIVLRPVALRHLYASNIGLILRFVLLTLGLFVSTRYLLWRAFYTLPTEGVVDFALGLLLYAGEVFAFVILILGMFVSLRPITRPVAPLPADRSQWPSVDVLIPSYNESTELLETTLLGARDIDYPADKLKVYLLDDGGTIEKRSQADPERRQAAEARHQELNALCEQLGVQYLTRERNHSAKAGNLNDALPKVHGELVLILDADHVPTRDFLRNTVGWFLRNPKLFLVQTPHFFLSPDPIEKNLATFQRMPSEQEMFYTNIQRGLDFWNASFFCGSAAVLRRSCLDEVGGLAGETITEDAETALELHRRGYDSAYIWRPMIAGLQPETFSSLVSQRARWAQGMMQLFLLKNPLRSGGRVHWWQQLGYLNSMMFWWFPFARLIFLFAPLAYLFFGLGIFNANFTELLAYMIPHLIGVLIVIDYLYGNARWSFVSEFYETALSFFLIKPLITVLRQPRAPHFAVTAKGEVSGQDFISPLARPIYWLIGLSLAGMLAGLIRVALVPGSLVTDLVTLFWNSLNLLLLIGALGALLERQQRRAAPRFDIDAEAHIKCGDDWLPCRTGDLSATGIGLVVDAQVGERIAELSRVRVLVQRAAADFVEVHVDIRDRQRFGDDLRLGCLFVGKDGALSTAEKATIVRLVFGDSERWRTILQARDQRVGILPASRIMLQLVVQYGLAHLRFLGRNLARQWQDRWQNHRHGERYAPGQSEQHLRSGSAASPDAHKPPPSQPPVTAALSLAQSE
- the csm6 gene encoding CRISPR-associated ring nuclease Csm6, which encodes MRQAAVTQAIDISLTGVGEARHQAHPRRVLLAVAGLSPQILTETLFALAVAADPPWIPTEIRLITTSEGAERARLSLLSADPGWFSRLLKDYRLPPVPFSVDDIVVITDAEGHPLPDIRDLDDNARVADQITETVRDITADPNSALHVSLAGGRKTMGYYAGYALSLFGRAQDRLSHVLVSEPFEQSWAFFYPTPYPRVIETRDGKLADTQSARVTLAEVPFVRLRDGVVPGRLLSGQASFGETIAAAQRALQPAELVIDLAARCIRAAGEIINLPPAPLAFLALMARRRQKGLHPARWNTEGIAEQYLSEYRRIVGRDSAELDRVEKSLAQGMTKDDFDQRKARTNRELTRALGDQLAEPYLIHSDGARPHTRYRLALEPAAIHFPSLAREGEG
- the cas6 gene encoding CRISPR system precrRNA processing endoribonuclease RAMP protein Cas6, encoding MTRAPHCDGCLLRGQCVYSRFFETPPLSPEMSLRYNALPHPFVLEPPPAGARDHAPGDPLSLGITLIGPRQDIPAYLIHAMQRAGERGLGRTDGRFQLLEVTQERTPGSGDWQCIFNAANGQLIPLETSPPPAPPPRPEPLEFELLTPLRIKRGGQYVSQHQLDSRALLGSLIARIALLQELYPDPSEGTKLSLPDMDHLKQAVDQVRIEHHELEWVDWTRWSSRQATHMQLGGLLGSLRLTGQGLDQLWPLIVLGQWVHLGKQSSFGLGCYRVKTASVSEETG
- a CDS encoding cellulose biosynthesis cyclic di-GMP-binding regulatory protein BcsB, which encodes MLVGTRDQLKGALGADWADTVTDAYLGIRSSQDLAGTAGKAAEPWVALVVSGRDEAEVTRAATALGVMREPLPAMPSALIKTLELPDIPDNTGPHALIDGAVASFADLGASTTTLTSPLLPATLFSGEGGDVLADLPTSLGLNFWVPAGFFPGRPLEGVVTLNFSYGARLRGDSVLNLSLNGIFVRAIPLDQPAGSVERGYEVRFPLSLLRPGSNQLDLSPMLVPSYTGECDLRQGENLLLTIDAESSLQLPPVQRLATLPDLELLARAGYPWLRDPTGSDLAVELGDATPATASAAWTLLGRMAQITGVPLFRASIGSNIDEQQPNEDRDLLMIGAVPVLKSKLCAAGPISCRDGQVRIDYPVLEAVMPAKPDKQWAERGLAGIESWFDPPKGRLGRFDARFGLTEPESSTRPSGDLLGERGALFSFESPNAPGRAVLMLTARTPELLQERTARLVQPDFWYNLKGGMVLWEQTEQSLFSQSPRRTFTVGEVNTGTWLNYLLSAYPAALISVTLLLAVLLASLLFVVTGRFRRRRHPQVPEDA